Proteins from one Canis lupus familiaris isolate Mischka breed German Shepherd chromosome 26, alternate assembly UU_Cfam_GSD_1.0, whole genome shotgun sequence genomic window:
- the LOC612180 gene encoding immunoglobulin lambda variable 1-40: MTSNMAWSPLLLTLLAYCTGSWAQSVLTQPTSVSGSLGQRVTISCSGSTNNIGIVGASWYQQLPGKAPKLLVYSDGDRPSGVPDRFSGSKSGNSATLTITGLQAEDEADYYCQSFDTTLDAHTVLWASGEVRHKPAIPTVMGLPVQS; this comes from the exons ATGACCTCCAACatggcctggtcccctctcctcctcacactcCTTGCTtactgcacag ggtcctgggcccagtctgtgctgactcagccgaCCTCAGTGTCGGGGTCCCTtggccagagggtcaccatctcctgctctGGAAGCACGAACAACATCGGTATTGTTGGTGCGAGCTGGTACCAACAGCTCCCAGGAAAGGCCCCTAAACTCCTCGTGTACAGTGATGGGGATCGACCGTCAGGGGTCCCTGACCGGTTTTCCGGCTCCAAGTCTGGCAACTCAGCCACCCTGACCATCACTGGGCTtcaggctgaggacgaggctgattattactgccaGTCCTTTGATACCACGCTTGATGCTCACACAGTGCTCTGGGCCTCGGGGGAAGTGAGACACAAACCTGCCATCCCCACTGTGATGGGGCTGCCGGTGCAGTCCTGA